The following are from one region of the Hippocampus zosterae strain Florida chromosome 9, ASM2543408v3, whole genome shotgun sequence genome:
- the fezf2 gene encoding fez family zinc finger protein 2 yields the protein MSGAGSLETVMSCGRTGPSAAPKTLAFSIDRIMSKSSEPKMSAEERSESKKLLGLCSPIPCMIPLQPFGYDLQAKALMNYSELWRASLRGGFCGSASAPCKGSCGVCAKIDSGLKQPVLTTGSRVVKPQVIHQAVAMPSGGSLYYLNYLDSAYPQSDFLAGHWVNSPHAQASISTHHRLFLLENAKLPAGADKIPTHQYPHKEHLPGQLDQIVKENHNVSGEKNGFKTHKLSSSGGSGSTGDGKPKNFTCEVCGKVFNAHYNLTRHMPVHTGARPFVCKVCGKGFRQASTLCRHKIIHTQEKPHKCNQCGKAFNRSSTLNTHVRIHAGYKPFVCEFCGKGFHQKGNYKNHKLTHSGEKQYKCSICNKAFHQIYNLTFHMHTHNDKKPFTCATCGKGFCRNFDLKKHIRKLHDSFSSATDREARELQS from the exons ATGTCAGGCGCCGGCTCTCTGGAGACGGTGATGTCCTGCGGAAGGACCGGACCTTCCGCGGCTCCCAAGACTCTCGCCTTCTCAATAGACCGAATCATGTCCAAGAGCTCGGAGCCGAAAATGAGCGCGGAGGAGCGGTCGGAGAGTAAGAAGCTGCTCGGACTCTGCTCCCCAATCCCTTGCATGATTCCGCTGCAGCCTTTCGGCTACGACCTCCAGGCCAAGGCCCTGATGAACTACTCGGAGCTTTGGAGAGCGAGTCTCAGGGGAGGCTTTTGCGGCTCCGCGAGCGCGCCGTGCAAGGGAAGCTGCGGCGTGTGCGCTAAAATAGACTCCGGGCTGAAGCAGCCCGTGTTGACGACGGGAAGCAGGGTCGTGAAACCGCAGGTGATCCACCAGGCTGTGGCCATGCCAAGTGGCGGCTCTCTCTATTATCTCAACTACCTGGACTCTGCCTATCCTCAGTCGGACTTTCTGGCGGGACACTGGGTGAACAGCCCACACGCTCAGGCCTCCATCTCCACTCACCACAGACTTTTCCTCTTGGAAAATGCCAAACTACCCGCGGGGGCTGACAAGATTCCCACCCATCAGTATCCTCACAAGGAGCACCTTCCGGGGCAGCTGGATCAGATCGTGAAAGAGAACCACAATGTGAGCGGCGAAAAAAACGGCTTCAAGACTCATAAACttagcagcagcggcggcagcggcagcaCTGGAGACGGAAAGCCTAAAAATTTCACGTGTGAAGTGTGTGGAAAG GTTTTTAATGCTCACTACAATCTGACCAGACATATGCCGGTGCACACGGGGGCCCGTCCCTTCGTGTGTAAAGTGTGCGGGAAAGGGTTCCGACAGGCCAGCACCTTGTGCAGGCACAAGATCATCCACACACAA GAAAAACCACATAAATGCAACCAGTGCGGAAAAGCGTTCAACAGAAGCTCCACGTTGAACACACACGTTCGGATCCACGCCGGGTACAAACCTTTCGTGTGCGAGTTCTGCGGCAAAGGATTCCACCAAAAAG GTAATTACAAGAACCACAAACTGACTCACAGTGGGGAGAAGCAGTACAAGTGCTCCATTTGCAACAAGGCCTTCCATCAGATCTACAACTTGACCttccacatgcacacacacaatgacaagAAGCCGTTCACCTGTGCCACCTGTGGGAAGGGCTTCTGCCGTAACTTTGACCTGAAGAAACACATCAGAAAACTGCATGACAGCTTCTCTTCCGCAACAGATAGAGAAGCCAGAGAGCTCCAGAGCTGA